A portion of the Gasterosteus aculeatus chromosome 12, fGasAcu3.hap1.1, whole genome shotgun sequence genome contains these proteins:
- the ccne1 gene encoding G1/S-specific cyclin-E1 isoform X2, translating to MRAKREETEPASTEHTARPRKRKADVAIYLHDVDEEVAEMTKKKQRECELGRSPDAGCTSPQRWIPTPDQEEDQAVALINAGFPHYNFHNVLVTPVRCAPLPALCWASKDVVWNNMLEKDKTYSRDVHVMEKHPHLQPKMRAVLLDWLMEVSEVYKLHRESYHLAQDYFDRFMATQRNVFKSTLQLIGITCLFIAAKVEEMYPPKVHQFAYVTDEACTEDEILSMEIIIMKELKWSLSPQTPISWLNVYMQVAYLQETDQLLIPKYPQTTFSQIAELLDLCMLDVQCLEFSNGVLAASALFHFSSLELVENVSALKRVEVEQCVRWMVPFALALREVGGSSMKTFTGIPADDMHNIQTHVSYISWLDRAYSYQDVELERHVSCPVPSGVLTPPQSSEKTEESVRVDTAVLKILPRIRTPSPQGRLPK from the exons ATGCGAGCGAAACG GGAAGAGACGGAACCCGCGTCCACGGAGCACACGGCGCGGCCCAGGAAGAGGAAGGCAGATGTTGCCATC TATTTACATGACGTGGATGAGGAGGTCGCAGAGATGACGAAGAAGAAGCAGCGGGAATGCGAG CTGGGCAGGAGTCCCGATGCCGGTTGCACGAGTCCCCAGAGGTGGATCCCCACACCCGACCAGGAAGAGGACCAAGCGGTCGCCCTGATAAACGCGGGGTTCCCCCACTACAACTTCCACAATGTGCTTGTGACGCCCGTACGTTGTGCACCTCTTCCTGCGCTGTG CTGGGCGAGTAAAGATGTGGTGTGGAACAACATGTTGGAGAAGGATAAGACCTACAGCAGAGATGTGCACGTGATGGAAAAACATCCTCACCTGCAGCCCAAGATGCGAGCCGTCCTCCTGGACTGGCTCATGGAG gTGAGTGAGGTGTACAAGCTGCACAGGGAGTCGTACCACCTCGCCCAGGACTACTTTGATCGCTTCATGGCCACGCAGAGGAACGTCTTCAAGTCCACGCTGCAGCTCATAGGCATCACCTGTCTCTTCATCGCCGCCAAAGTCGAG GAGATGTACCCTCCCAAGGTCCACCAGTTTGCCTACGTCACAGACGAGGCCTGCACTGAAGACGAGATTCTCAGTATGGAAATCATTATTATGAAG GAGCTCAAGTGGAGCCTCAGCCCCCAGACTCCCATCTCCTGGCTCAATGTCTACATGCAGGTGGCCTACCTTCAGGAAACCGACCAGCTGCTCATCCCCAAATATCCCCAGACCACCTTCTCTCAGATCGCAGAG CTGTTGGACCTGTGTATGCTCGATGTGCAATGCCTTGAGTTTTCCAACGGCGTCCTTGCGGCCTCGGCGCTGTTTCACTTCTCCTCCCTGGAGCTAGTGGAAAATGTCTCTG CTCTGaagagggtggaggtggagcagtgCGTCAGGTGGATGGTGCCGTTCGCCTTGGCACTGCGGGAGGTCGGTGGCTCGTCTATGAAAACGTTCACAGGAATCCCCGCAGATGACATGCACAACATCCAGACGCACGTCTCCTACATCTCGTGGTTG GACCGGGCCTACTCTTACCAGGACGTGGAGTTGGAGCGGCACGTCAGCTGCCCTGTGCCATCGGGTGTCCTGACTCCTCCCCAGAGCAGCGAGAAGACCGAGGAGTCGGTCCGAGTGGACACAGCGGTGCTGAAAATCCTCCCCAGGATTCGCACTCCATCCCCACAAGGGCGCCTTCCAAAATAG
- the ccne1 gene encoding G1/S-specific cyclin-E1 isoform X1 translates to MRCVCVCVCVCLQTHGVFVPSRVVCREETEPASTEHTARPRKRKADVAIYLHDVDEEVAEMTKKKQRECELGRSPDAGCTSPQRWIPTPDQEEDQAVALINAGFPHYNFHNVLVTPVRCAPLPALCWASKDVVWNNMLEKDKTYSRDVHVMEKHPHLQPKMRAVLLDWLMEVSEVYKLHRESYHLAQDYFDRFMATQRNVFKSTLQLIGITCLFIAAKVEEMYPPKVHQFAYVTDEACTEDEILSMEIIIMKELKWSLSPQTPISWLNVYMQVAYLQETDQLLIPKYPQTTFSQIAELLDLCMLDVQCLEFSNGVLAASALFHFSSLELVENVSALKRVEVEQCVRWMVPFALALREVGGSSMKTFTGIPADDMHNIQTHVSYISWLDRAYSYQDVELERHVSCPVPSGVLTPPQSSEKTEESVRVDTAVLKILPRIRTPSPQGRLPK, encoded by the exons atgaggtgtgtgtgtgtgtgtgtgtgtgtgtgtctgcagactcaCGGCGTGTTTGTTCCCTCTCGTGTCGTCTGCAGGGAAGAGACGGAACCCGCGTCCACGGAGCACACGGCGCGGCCCAGGAAGAGGAAGGCAGATGTTGCCATC TATTTACATGACGTGGATGAGGAGGTCGCAGAGATGACGAAGAAGAAGCAGCGGGAATGCGAG CTGGGCAGGAGTCCCGATGCCGGTTGCACGAGTCCCCAGAGGTGGATCCCCACACCCGACCAGGAAGAGGACCAAGCGGTCGCCCTGATAAACGCGGGGTTCCCCCACTACAACTTCCACAATGTGCTTGTGACGCCCGTACGTTGTGCACCTCTTCCTGCGCTGTG CTGGGCGAGTAAAGATGTGGTGTGGAACAACATGTTGGAGAAGGATAAGACCTACAGCAGAGATGTGCACGTGATGGAAAAACATCCTCACCTGCAGCCCAAGATGCGAGCCGTCCTCCTGGACTGGCTCATGGAG gTGAGTGAGGTGTACAAGCTGCACAGGGAGTCGTACCACCTCGCCCAGGACTACTTTGATCGCTTCATGGCCACGCAGAGGAACGTCTTCAAGTCCACGCTGCAGCTCATAGGCATCACCTGTCTCTTCATCGCCGCCAAAGTCGAG GAGATGTACCCTCCCAAGGTCCACCAGTTTGCCTACGTCACAGACGAGGCCTGCACTGAAGACGAGATTCTCAGTATGGAAATCATTATTATGAAG GAGCTCAAGTGGAGCCTCAGCCCCCAGACTCCCATCTCCTGGCTCAATGTCTACATGCAGGTGGCCTACCTTCAGGAAACCGACCAGCTGCTCATCCCCAAATATCCCCAGACCACCTTCTCTCAGATCGCAGAG CTGTTGGACCTGTGTATGCTCGATGTGCAATGCCTTGAGTTTTCCAACGGCGTCCTTGCGGCCTCGGCGCTGTTTCACTTCTCCTCCCTGGAGCTAGTGGAAAATGTCTCTG CTCTGaagagggtggaggtggagcagtgCGTCAGGTGGATGGTGCCGTTCGCCTTGGCACTGCGGGAGGTCGGTGGCTCGTCTATGAAAACGTTCACAGGAATCCCCGCAGATGACATGCACAACATCCAGACGCACGTCTCCTACATCTCGTGGTTG GACCGGGCCTACTCTTACCAGGACGTGGAGTTGGAGCGGCACGTCAGCTGCCCTGTGCCATCGGGTGTCCTGACTCCTCCCCAGAGCAGCGAGAAGACCGAGGAGTCGGTCCGAGTGGACACAGCGGTGCTGAAAATCCTCCCCAGGATTCGCACTCCATCCCCACAAGGGCGCCTTCCAAAATAG
- the LOC120832274 gene encoding uncharacterized protein F13E9.13, mitochondrial, whose amino-acid sequence MKFLDLFGRLKSVVIGMIHVNALPGTPMGYMTMPQITEEACREAEIYRQAGIDGLIIENMHDVPYCFSVGPEVCACMTAVCAAVRGVCPRLPLGVQILSSANQQAVAVALASGLDFIRAEGFVFSHVADEGLLDACAGDLLRYRKQIGAERVQIFTDIKKKHSSHALTSDVSIEETARAAEFFLSDGLIVTGAATGAPADPRELRDVSQRVSIPVLIGSGVTYDNVERYLHASGMIIGSHFKEGGRWAAAVDPEQVKRFMGKVRGLRTRGNAA is encoded by the exons ATGAAGTTCTTGGATCTATTTGGGCGCCTGAAGTCTGTGGTTATTGGGATGATTCACGTCAACGCCCTACCAG GAACCCCCATGGGTTACATGACAATGCCCCAGATCACCGAGGAAGCctgcagagaggcagagatCTACCGCCAAGCAGGGATC GACGGGCTGATCATTGAGAACATGCACGACGTCCCTTACTGCTTCTCCGTGGGCCCCGAGGTGTGCGCCTGTATGACCGCAGTGTGCGCCGCCGTGAGAGGCGTCTGTCCTCGCCTGCCGCTCGGAGTTCAGATACTGTCCTCTGCTAACCAGCAGGCGGTGGCCGTGGCTCTGGCTTCAG GTCTGGACTTCATCAGGGCCGAGGGCTTCGTCTTCTCTCACGTGGCCGACGAGGGTCTCCTGGACGCCTGCGCCGGGGACTTGCTGCGATACCGCAAGCAGATCGGCGCGGAGCGCGTGCAGATCTTCACCGACATCAAAAAGAAGCACAG CTCACACGCCCTGACGTCGGACGTGAGCATCGAGGAGACGGCGCGCGCCGCAGAGTTCTTCCTCTCGGACGGACTCATCGTCACAGGAGCGGCCACCGGAGCGCCGGCCGACCCGCGGGAACTCCGAG ATGTTTCCCAGCGTGTGAGCATCCCGGTGCTGATTGGCTCAGGAGTGACCTACGACAACGTGGAGCGCTACCTCCATGCGAGCGGGATGATCATCGGCTCTCATTTCAAGGAGGGAggccgctgggccgccgccgtCGACCCGGAGCAAGTGAAGAGGTTCATGGGAAAGGTACGCGGCCTCCGGACACGAGGGAACGCCGCCTGA
- the LOC120832286 gene encoding uncharacterized protein LOC120832286: MIGKILSHLLWNAEDDFGATTDTNAELMEFEEGGWVIVVPASTGMKTDVFELGRVARTAGGLLMTEHPSTSVYQMRRGTQEEQVPPRGASRPAAVRRRLAAWGVPLPCGAQRLAVQRARTRAERKQLSRAALHRQNLAGMRSSPGGRRRGSYERLGSR, encoded by the exons ATGATTGGGAAGATTCTTTCTCATCTGCTCTGGAACGCCGAGGACGACTTTGGGGCAACGACAGACACCAATGCGGAGCTGATGGAGTTTGAGGAGGGAGGCTGGGTCATCGTCGTCCCAG CTTCTACCGGGATGAAAACGGATGTGTTTGAGCTGGGACGCGTCGCTCGCACGGCGGGCGGGCTGCTGATGACCGAGCACCCCAGCACGTCTGTCTACCAGATGAGACGCGGGACGCAGGAAGAACAAGTCCCTCCGAGGGGCGCGTCCAGGCCGGCGGCGGTGAGACGGCGTCTGGCGGCCTGGGGCGTCCCGCTACCCTGCGGCGCCCAGCGGCTGGCGGTCCAGAGGGCGAGGACCCGGGCGGAGCGGAAGCAGCTGAGCCGCGCGGCCCTCCACAGGCAGAACCTGGCCGGCATGCGGTCGTCCCCGGGAGGGAGACGCCGCGGCTCCTACGAGCGTCTCGGCAGCCGCTGA
- the LOC120832295 gene encoding protein C19orf12 homolog: MAPRMDDCVRLCCEVGADQQIKVAVKNSTKGAVLAGGTAFVGGMLGGPPGIAVGGAVGGLLGSWLTSGQFKPLPQILMELPPAQKQKLYDQVSAVLKNVAWTDAAQLIALVMGNAALRQQVTAALLNYVTTELRSEVRYAD, encoded by the exons ATGGCGCCACGAATGGACGACTGCGTACGTCTGTGCTGTGAAGTAGGAGCCGACCAGCAGATCAAGGTGGCAGTCAAGAACTCCACCAAAGGAGCCGTTTTGGCCGGAGGGACGGCCTTTGTAGGCGGGATGCTCGGTGGACCTCCAGGGATCGCTGTTG GCGGCGCGGTGGGCGGTCTCCTGGGCAGCTGGCTGACCAGCGGACAGTTCAAGCCTCTGCCTCAGATCCTGATGGAGTTGCCTCCTGCCCAGAAGCAGAAGCTCTACGATCAAGTCTCAGCCGTCTTGAAGAACGTGGCCTGGACGGACGCGGCGCAGCTCATCGCCCTGGTGATGGGCAACGCTGCTCTCCGCCAGCAGGTCACCGCCGCGTTGCTGAACTACGTCACAACGGAGCTGCGATCCGAGGTGCGCTATGCAGACTGA
- the LOC120832257 gene encoding AP-2 complex subunit alpha-2 isoform X2, translated as MEAVNLLSSNKYTEKQIGYLFISVLVNSNSDLIRLINNGIKNDLSSRNPTFMNLALHCIANVGSREMAEAFASQIPSILVAGDTMDSVKQSAALCLLRLNRTSPDLVPMGEWTARVVHLLNDQHLGVVTAAASLITTLAQKSPEDFKTSIALAVARLSRIVTSASIDLQDYTYYFVAAPWLSVKLLRLLQCYTPPEDAALRSRLTECLETILNKAQEPPKSKKVQHSNAKNAVLFEAIALIIHYDSEPTLLVRACNQLGQFLQHRETNLRYLALESMCTLASSEFSHEAVKTHIDTVIKSLKTERDVSVRQRAVDLLYAMCDRSNSKQVVAEMLSYLENADYSIREEIVLKVAILAEKYAVDYTWYVDTILNLIRIAGDYVSEEVWYRVIQIVINRDDVQGYAAKTVFEALQAPACHENLVKVGGYILGEFGNLIAGDSRSSPLVQFDLLHSKFHLCSVPTRALLLSAYIKFINLFPEVKATIQDVLRSDSQLRNADVELQQRAIEYLRLSSIASTDILATVLEEMPPFPERESSILAKLKRKKGPGNLPDIDDARWNVNGSGEHSESTEGTDKGPAPFTDLLNLNSAPPAAASLLVDVLMDSSTPAPAVVSEDNFSRFVCKNNGVIFENQLLQIGLKSEYRQNLGRIYVFFGNKTPTQFLGFSSSVTCSDALRTQLNIHAKAVDPTVEGGAQLQQILNIECVSDFTDAPVLDIHFRYGGALQNIAVKLPVMLNKFFQPTEMVSQDFFQRWKQLGLPQQEVQTIFKAKQPMDRDVTNAKIIGFGVALLDAVDPNPTNFVGAGVIHTKSTQVGCLLRLEPNTQAEMYRLTLRTSREAVSQRLCDLLSDQF; from the exons ATGGAGGCTGTCAACCTGCTCAGCTCCAACAAGTACACGGAGAAACAGATT GGTTACCTGTTCATCTCCGTGCTGGTGAACTCCAACAGCGACCTGATCCGCCTCATCAACAACGGCATCAAGAACGACCTGAGCAGCCGCAACCCCACCTTCATGAACCTGGCCCTGCACTGCATCGCTAATGTGGGCAGCAGAGAAATGGCCGAGGCCTTTGCTTCTCAGATTCCCAGCATCTTGGTGGCAGG GGACACGATGGACAGCGTGAAGCAGAGTGCCGCGCTGTGTCTGCTGCGGCTCAACAGGACGTCCCCTGACCTGGTCCCCATGGGGGAATGGACCGCACGAGTGGTCCATCTGCTCAACGACCAGCACCTG GGGGTGGTGACAGCGGCCGCCAGCCTCATCACCACTCTGGCCCAGAAGAGTCCCGAGGACTTCAAAACGTCCATCGCCCTGGCCGTGGCGAGGCTCAGCAGG ATCGTGACCTCGGCGTCCATCGACCTACAGGACTACACGTACTACTTTGTTGCTGCGCCGTGGTTGTCCGTCAAACTGCTGCGCCTGCTCCAGTGCTACACCCCACCTG AGGATGCGGCGCTGCGAAGTCGCCTGACCGAGTGTCTGGAGACCATCCTCAACAAAGCCCAGGAGCCGCCCAAGTCCAAGAAGGTGCAGCACTCCAACGCCAAGAACGCCGTTCTGTTTGAGGCCATCGCCCTCATCATCCACTACGACAG CGAGCCCACCCTGTTGGTTCGAGCCTGCAACCAGCTGGGCCAGTTCCTGCAGCACAGGGAGACCAATCTGCGCTATTTGGCTCTGGAGAGCATGTGCACGCTGGCCAGCTCCGAGTTCTCCCACGAGGCCGTGAAGACGCACATAGACACTGTGATCAAATCCCTCAAG ACGGAACGCGACGTGAGCGTTCGCCAGCGGGCCGTGGATCTGCTCTACGCCATGTGCGACCGCAGCAACTCCAAGCAGGTGGTGGCGGAGATGCTGAGCTACCTGGAGAACGCAGACTACTCCATCCGAGAGGAGATA GTGCTTAAGGTGGCGATCCTGGCGGAGAAATACGCCGTGGATTATACCTGGTACGTGGACACCATTCTCAACCTCATCCGCATCGCCGGCGACTACGTCAGCGAGGAGGTGTGGTACCGCGTCATCCAGATCGTCATCAACCGAGATGACGTCCAGGGCTACGCAGCAAAGACCGTGTTTGAG GCGCTGCAGGCTCCCGCCTGTCACGAGAACCTGGTCAAGGTGGGCGGATACATCCTGGGGGAGTTTGGCAACCTTATTGCTGGTGACTCGCGCTCCAG ccctcTGGTCCAGTTCGATCTCCTCCACTCCAAGTTCCACCTGTGCTCCGTGCCGACGAGGGCGCTGCTGCTGTCCGCCTACATAAAGTTCATCAACTTGTTTCCAGAGGTAAAGGCCACGATCCAAGACGTGCTGCGCTCAGACAGCCAGCTCCGCAACGCCGAcgtggagctgcagcagagagccaTCGAGTACCTGAGGCTCAGCAGCATCGCCAGCACCGACATATTG GCCACGGTCTTAGAAGAGATGCCTCCCTTCCCAGAGAGGGAGTCCTCCATCCTGGCTaagctgaagaggaagaagggccCCGGCAACCTGCCCGACATCGACGACGCCCGCTGGAATGTGAACGGCAGCGGCGAGCACAGCGAGAGCACTGAGGGCACGGACAAG GGTCCCGCCCCCTTCACCGATCTGCTCAACCTGAACTCCGCCCCTCCAGCCGCAGCCAGTCTGCTGGTTGACGTCTTGATGGACAGCTCCACCCCGGCACCCGCGGTCGTGTCTGAGGACAACTTCTCCAG GTTTGTTTGTAAGAACAACGGCGTTATCTTTGagaaccagctgctgcagatcgGACTGAAGTCTGAGTACAGGCAGAACCTGG GTCGCATCTATGTGTTCTTCGGCAACAAGACGCCCACGCAGTTCCTCGGCTTTTCGTCATCCGTCACCTGCAGCGACGCTCTCAGGACTCA GCTGAATATCCACGCCAAGGCGGTCGATCCCACCGTAGAAGGCGGGGCTCAGCTCCAGCAGATCCTCAACATTGAGTGTGTGTCCGATTTCACAGACGCACCGGTACTGGACATCCACTTCAG ataCGGCGGCGCTCTTCAGAACATTGCGGTGAAACTCCCTGTGATGCTGAACAAGTTCTTCCAGCCCACAGAGATGGTGTCCCAGGACTTCTTCCAGCGCTGGAAGCAGCTGGGACT GCCTCAGCAAGAGGTTCAAACCATCTTCAAAGCCAAACAGCCAATGGACAGAGATGTTACCAATGCCAAG ATCATAGGCTTTGGTGTGGCTCTGCTGGATGCGGTGGATCCCAATCCCACCAACTTTGTTGGAGCCGGGGTCATTCACACGAAGAGCACTCAGGTGGGCTGCCTCCTCCGACTGGAGCCCAACACGCAGGcagag ATGTACCGTCTCACCCTGCGGACCAGCCGGGAGGCCGTGTCCCAGCGACTGTGTGATCTTCTCTCCGACCAGTTTTAG
- the LOC120832257 gene encoding AP-2 complex subunit alpha-2 isoform X1, whose product MPAVSKGDGMRGLAVFISDIRNCKSKEAEIKRINKELANIRSKFKGDKALDGYSKKKYVCKLLFIFLLGHDIDFGHMEAVNLLSSNKYTEKQIGYLFISVLVNSNSDLIRLINNGIKNDLSSRNPTFMNLALHCIANVGSREMAEAFASQIPSILVAGDTMDSVKQSAALCLLRLNRTSPDLVPMGEWTARVVHLLNDQHLGVVTAAASLITTLAQKSPEDFKTSIALAVARLSRIVTSASIDLQDYTYYFVAAPWLSVKLLRLLQCYTPPEDAALRSRLTECLETILNKAQEPPKSKKVQHSNAKNAVLFEAIALIIHYDSEPTLLVRACNQLGQFLQHRETNLRYLALESMCTLASSEFSHEAVKTHIDTVIKSLKTERDVSVRQRAVDLLYAMCDRSNSKQVVAEMLSYLENADYSIREEIVLKVAILAEKYAVDYTWYVDTILNLIRIAGDYVSEEVWYRVIQIVINRDDVQGYAAKTVFEALQAPACHENLVKVGGYILGEFGNLIAGDSRSSPLVQFDLLHSKFHLCSVPTRALLLSAYIKFINLFPEVKATIQDVLRSDSQLRNADVELQQRAIEYLRLSSIASTDILATVLEEMPPFPERESSILAKLKRKKGPGNLPDIDDARWNVNGSGEHSESTEGTDKGPAPFTDLLNLNSAPPAAASLLVDVLMDSSTPAPAVVSEDNFSRFVCKNNGVIFENQLLQIGLKSEYRQNLGRIYVFFGNKTPTQFLGFSSSVTCSDALRTQLNIHAKAVDPTVEGGAQLQQILNIECVSDFTDAPVLDIHFRYGGALQNIAVKLPVMLNKFFQPTEMVSQDFFQRWKQLGLPQQEVQTIFKAKQPMDRDVTNAKIIGFGVALLDAVDPNPTNFVGAGVIHTKSTQVGCLLRLEPNTQAEMYRLTLRTSREAVSQRLCDLLSDQF is encoded by the exons ATGCCGGCGGTTTCTAAAGGCGACGGGATGCGCGGCCTGGCCGTGTTCATCTCTGACATCAGGAACT GTAAAAGCAAGGAGGCAGAGATAAAGAGGATAAACAAAGAACTGGCCAATATCCGTTCCAAATTTAAAG GAGACAAAGCTCTGGACGGCTACAGTAAGAAAAAGTATGTCTGCAAGCTGCTCTTCATCTTTCTTCTGGGCCATGACATCGACTTTGGACACATGGAGGCTGTCAACCTGCTCAGCTCCAACAAGTACACGGAGAAACAGATT GGTTACCTGTTCATCTCCGTGCTGGTGAACTCCAACAGCGACCTGATCCGCCTCATCAACAACGGCATCAAGAACGACCTGAGCAGCCGCAACCCCACCTTCATGAACCTGGCCCTGCACTGCATCGCTAATGTGGGCAGCAGAGAAATGGCCGAGGCCTTTGCTTCTCAGATTCCCAGCATCTTGGTGGCAGG GGACACGATGGACAGCGTGAAGCAGAGTGCCGCGCTGTGTCTGCTGCGGCTCAACAGGACGTCCCCTGACCTGGTCCCCATGGGGGAATGGACCGCACGAGTGGTCCATCTGCTCAACGACCAGCACCTG GGGGTGGTGACAGCGGCCGCCAGCCTCATCACCACTCTGGCCCAGAAGAGTCCCGAGGACTTCAAAACGTCCATCGCCCTGGCCGTGGCGAGGCTCAGCAGG ATCGTGACCTCGGCGTCCATCGACCTACAGGACTACACGTACTACTTTGTTGCTGCGCCGTGGTTGTCCGTCAAACTGCTGCGCCTGCTCCAGTGCTACACCCCACCTG AGGATGCGGCGCTGCGAAGTCGCCTGACCGAGTGTCTGGAGACCATCCTCAACAAAGCCCAGGAGCCGCCCAAGTCCAAGAAGGTGCAGCACTCCAACGCCAAGAACGCCGTTCTGTTTGAGGCCATCGCCCTCATCATCCACTACGACAG CGAGCCCACCCTGTTGGTTCGAGCCTGCAACCAGCTGGGCCAGTTCCTGCAGCACAGGGAGACCAATCTGCGCTATTTGGCTCTGGAGAGCATGTGCACGCTGGCCAGCTCCGAGTTCTCCCACGAGGCCGTGAAGACGCACATAGACACTGTGATCAAATCCCTCAAG ACGGAACGCGACGTGAGCGTTCGCCAGCGGGCCGTGGATCTGCTCTACGCCATGTGCGACCGCAGCAACTCCAAGCAGGTGGTGGCGGAGATGCTGAGCTACCTGGAGAACGCAGACTACTCCATCCGAGAGGAGATA GTGCTTAAGGTGGCGATCCTGGCGGAGAAATACGCCGTGGATTATACCTGGTACGTGGACACCATTCTCAACCTCATCCGCATCGCCGGCGACTACGTCAGCGAGGAGGTGTGGTACCGCGTCATCCAGATCGTCATCAACCGAGATGACGTCCAGGGCTACGCAGCAAAGACCGTGTTTGAG GCGCTGCAGGCTCCCGCCTGTCACGAGAACCTGGTCAAGGTGGGCGGATACATCCTGGGGGAGTTTGGCAACCTTATTGCTGGTGACTCGCGCTCCAG ccctcTGGTCCAGTTCGATCTCCTCCACTCCAAGTTCCACCTGTGCTCCGTGCCGACGAGGGCGCTGCTGCTGTCCGCCTACATAAAGTTCATCAACTTGTTTCCAGAGGTAAAGGCCACGATCCAAGACGTGCTGCGCTCAGACAGCCAGCTCCGCAACGCCGAcgtggagctgcagcagagagccaTCGAGTACCTGAGGCTCAGCAGCATCGCCAGCACCGACATATTG GCCACGGTCTTAGAAGAGATGCCTCCCTTCCCAGAGAGGGAGTCCTCCATCCTGGCTaagctgaagaggaagaagggccCCGGCAACCTGCCCGACATCGACGACGCCCGCTGGAATGTGAACGGCAGCGGCGAGCACAGCGAGAGCACTGAGGGCACGGACAAG GGTCCCGCCCCCTTCACCGATCTGCTCAACCTGAACTCCGCCCCTCCAGCCGCAGCCAGTCTGCTGGTTGACGTCTTGATGGACAGCTCCACCCCGGCACCCGCGGTCGTGTCTGAGGACAACTTCTCCAG GTTTGTTTGTAAGAACAACGGCGTTATCTTTGagaaccagctgctgcagatcgGACTGAAGTCTGAGTACAGGCAGAACCTGG GTCGCATCTATGTGTTCTTCGGCAACAAGACGCCCACGCAGTTCCTCGGCTTTTCGTCATCCGTCACCTGCAGCGACGCTCTCAGGACTCA GCTGAATATCCACGCCAAGGCGGTCGATCCCACCGTAGAAGGCGGGGCTCAGCTCCAGCAGATCCTCAACATTGAGTGTGTGTCCGATTTCACAGACGCACCGGTACTGGACATCCACTTCAG ataCGGCGGCGCTCTTCAGAACATTGCGGTGAAACTCCCTGTGATGCTGAACAAGTTCTTCCAGCCCACAGAGATGGTGTCCCAGGACTTCTTCCAGCGCTGGAAGCAGCTGGGACT GCCTCAGCAAGAGGTTCAAACCATCTTCAAAGCCAAACAGCCAATGGACAGAGATGTTACCAATGCCAAG ATCATAGGCTTTGGTGTGGCTCTGCTGGATGCGGTGGATCCCAATCCCACCAACTTTGTTGGAGCCGGGGTCATTCACACGAAGAGCACTCAGGTGGGCTGCCTCCTCCGACTGGAGCCCAACACGCAGGcagag ATGTACCGTCTCACCCTGCGGACCAGCCGGGAGGCCGTGTCCCAGCGACTGTGTGATCTTCTCTCCGACCAGTTTTAG